The Clostridium sporogenes genome contains a region encoding:
- a CDS encoding saccharopine dehydrogenase NADP-binding domain-containing protein, translating into MREYVACIFGSCGSVGSAAAIELQRRGFHLRLATRPESKNNKICHIARDGDDIVDVDVNDFYEARKFCRGADVVIGAAGPSFLLSEAMFYAACAEKVPYVDPGGSFLVAKNNLNNKIKIPSILAAGVFPGLSGLLIKLIMNEGKDQCMKLKVAVGGRYSFTKAASGDFVDESRGIGSGVPMACIRDGNIHPAENMEIGELPSCISDLKSFPYLSEEVQRISRQNSVYAVDSYTLMEKKVLEGISGISIKKDDLLKVSRKKEGDKYCSAIIVCLETKKSEIKQIFIGDEPGKVTGVISALAASHIVRGYISPGFYYCSDVFDPKNFMKDFRESMVFRYKKLIKR; encoded by the coding sequence ATGAGAGAATATGTTGCATGCATTTTTGGATCTTGTGGAAGCGTAGGTTCTGCAGCTGCTATTGAACTTCAAAGACGAGGATTTCATCTTCGTCTTGCCACAAGACCAGAATCTAAAAATAATAAAATTTGTCACATAGCTAGAGATGGTGATGATATTGTAGATGTGGATGTAAATGATTTTTATGAGGCAAGAAAGTTTTGTCGTGGTGCAGATGTTGTTATCGGTGCTGCGGGCCCTTCTTTTCTTTTAAGTGAAGCAATGTTTTATGCAGCTTGCGCGGAAAAAGTACCTTATGTTGATCCTGGTGGGAGTTTTTTAGTGGCTAAAAATAATTTGAATAATAAGATTAAAATACCAAGTATTCTGGCAGCAGGAGTTTTCCCAGGATTATCAGGATTATTAATAAAACTTATTATGAATGAAGGAAAAGATCAATGTATGAAATTGAAAGTTGCAGTAGGTGGACGTTATTCCTTTACAAAGGCAGCGTCTGGGGATTTTGTAGATGAATCTAGAGGTATTGGTAGTGGTGTTCCAATGGCGTGCATTAGAGATGGTAATATACATCCAGCTGAAAACATGGAAATCGGTGAACTACCTAGTTGTATTAGTGATCTAAAATCTTTTCCCTATCTTTCAGAAGAAGTTCAACGAATTTCTAGACAAAATAGTGTTTACGCTGTTGATTCATATACCCTTATGGAGAAAAAAGTTCTTGAGGGTATATCAGGTATTTCAATAAAAAAAGATGATTTGTTGAAAGTTTCTAGAAAAAAAGAAGGAGATAAATATTGTTCTGCCATTATAGTTTGTTTAGAGACGAAAAAGTCTGAGATTAAACAAATTTTTATTGGGGATGAACCAGGGAAAGTAACTGGTGTTATTTCTGCACTAGCAGCATCACACATAGTTAGAGGTTATATTTCTCCAGGATTTTATTATTGCTCTGATGTTTTTGATCCCAAAAACTTTATGAAAGATTTCAGAGAAAGCATGGTATTCAGATATAAAAAATTGATAAAGAGATGA
- a CDS encoding MptD family putative ECF transporter S component, which yields MNKLKVKDLVIIGSLNAVMIVLYFVIGGIMSMSPVTNVFYPAVAAIPNGIIMMLLLTKVSKRGVFTISGIIQGLILVLVGAFWILPVCTIIGGIICDFVIMGGNLIKTKTILIRYAVYSGFYTFGVVGPIKIMQPAYIAVCRKHNLPDAYIDTLIKMTSAHMLIFIIIAGVLGGILGASLGQKMLKKHFIKAGLVVGTGCEITK from the coding sequence ATGAATAAATTAAAAGTAAAAGATTTGGTTATTATAGGTAGTTTAAATGCAGTGATGATAGTATTATACTTTGTAATTGGCGGAATAATGAGCATGTCACCAGTGACTAATGTTTTTTATCCAGCTGTTGCAGCTATTCCAAATGGAATTATTATGATGTTACTTCTTACCAAGGTATCAAAGAGAGGGGTATTCACTATTAGTGGTATTATTCAAGGCTTGATTTTAGTGCTTGTAGGAGCATTTTGGATATTACCGGTGTGTACAATTATTGGTGGTATTATTTGTGATTTTGTAATTATGGGAGGAAATTTAATTAAAACTAAGACAATTTTAATTCGCTATGCTGTTTATAGTGGATTCTATACTTTTGGTGTTGTTGGTCCTATTAAAATTATGCAGCCGGCATATATTGCGGTTTGTCGTAAACATAATTTACCTGATGCTTATATTGATACTCTTATTAAGATGACTTCAGCACATATGCTTATTTTCATTATTATTGCAGGTGTTTTAGGAGGAATTCTTGGTGCTTCGCTAGGACAAAAGATGTTGAAGAAACATTTTATTAAGGCAGGATTAGTTGTAGGTACAGGTTGTGAAATTACAAAATAA
- a CDS encoding Gfo/Idh/MocA family oxidoreductase, with amino-acid sequence MKNNSLDKRILVCGTGFGKVYLNAISKIPGYKIAGILARGSERSLKLAEQFGVPLYSDPCDEKICADCACVVVPNAAGGGNGTEIAIKLLKRGIPTLLEHPAHEKEIVQCIRESGEVPFMLNPFYRYVDPIQDFLKAAEFLRKKATLLNASLNCAIHVLYDGLDILGCALGDISPWKLGNVADIPDVDAEMTKIELGKGNKTVGALVGGIPVSITVNTEIDRNDPDHPLHLYHGIELTFSTGRLCLVNTHGPVIWLPFLRIPRNQEKSFDLLFKNEESQISSALIIGSEAAPNMEETFNVIWARGIKKALETLISQSKSDKIQSAQFQIFISRLWSEVCRKVGYSSFVSYGEQPSVVTNYREFRKWGIL; translated from the coding sequence ATGAAAAATAATTCTTTAGACAAAAGGATACTTGTTTGTGGAACTGGATTTGGAAAGGTATATTTAAACGCTATTTCTAAAATACCCGGATACAAAATTGCAGGCATTTTGGCTAGAGGAAGTGAAAGATCACTCAAATTAGCAGAGCAATTTGGAGTTCCCCTTTATTCAGACCCTTGTGATGAAAAAATTTGTGCTGATTGTGCTTGCGTAGTGGTTCCCAATGCTGCCGGTGGTGGAAATGGAACTGAAATTGCAATAAAGTTACTTAAACGTGGTATTCCTACCCTACTTGAACATCCTGCTCATGAAAAGGAGATTGTGCAATGTATTCGTGAATCTGGAGAAGTTCCTTTTATGTTAAATCCATTTTATAGATATGTTGATCCCATACAAGATTTTCTTAAAGCTGCTGAATTTTTACGAAAAAAAGCAACATTATTGAATGCATCTCTTAATTGTGCCATACATGTTTTATATGATGGGCTTGACATCTTAGGTTGCGCCCTAGGAGATATTTCGCCTTGGAAATTAGGAAATGTTGCAGATATACCAGATGTGGATGCAGAAATGACAAAAATTGAATTAGGTAAAGGAAATAAGACTGTGGGTGCGTTAGTTGGAGGCATACCGGTTTCAATAACTGTTAATACAGAAATTGATCGAAATGACCCAGATCATCCACTTCATTTATATCATGGTATAGAGTTGACATTTTCAACAGGACGACTTTGTTTAGTTAATACACATGGACCAGTTATATGGCTCCCGTTTTTGAGAATACCACGAAATCAGGAAAAATCTTTTGATTTGTTATTTAAAAATGAAGAGTCACAGATTTCTTCTGCTTTGATTATTGGTTCTGAAGCTGCACCAAATATGGAAGAAACTTTTAATGTAATTTGGGCAAGAGGGATTAAAAAAGCATTGGAGACTTTAATAAGTCAAAGTAAATCTGATAAAATACAATCCGCTCAATTTCAAATTTTTATATCTCGTCTTTGGTCAGAAGTTTGTAGAAAGGTTGGATATTCTAGTTTTGTTTCATATGGTGAGCAGCCATCAGTAGTAACAAATTATAGAGAGTTTAGGAAATGGGGAATCTTATGA
- a CDS encoding helix-turn-helix transcriptional regulator, with translation MKGEKLNGVEQNIMLGANQYLCNMYRQLAQKGPYSDIFQLSEEIGMGQVRKMKSKQGIIVSNWNMIFNSDMNVHGTNHDQYINFTFCIKNGVSWEIPHIGKRLEMDKGQFFIYQGGSFEEHTCYNKGVDFEFIGIKIPEKYFSRIIEENFEKKESAIIESIIKNFSRNQITPLMKRVLVELSTFHYKGGMASMFIEGKFMEFMAIYLNMILDGVYHKSSKVIANKTDMEEIREAKKIIDSKIPYSPSCEELSRIVHLSMSKLCKGFKKMYGTSVHSYIIDQQLEIAASMLQQGMYNVGEVASFVGYSNMSHFSSAFRKKYGINPKKFQKNYLANLG, from the coding sequence ATGAAGGGAGAAAAATTAAATGGAGTTGAACAAAATATTATGTTAGGTGCAAATCAGTATCTTTGTAATATGTATAGACAATTAGCACAAAAAGGACCTTATAGCGATATATTTCAGCTTTCGGAAGAAATTGGAATGGGCCAAGTAAGAAAAATGAAATCAAAACAAGGGATTATTGTTTCGAATTGGAATATGATATTTAACTCAGATATGAATGTGCATGGCACAAATCATGATCAATACATTAATTTTACTTTTTGCATAAAGAATGGAGTTTCCTGGGAAATACCTCATATTGGCAAAAGATTAGAAATGGATAAGGGACAGTTTTTTATTTATCAGGGAGGATCTTTTGAAGAACATACTTGCTATAACAAAGGAGTAGATTTTGAATTTATTGGTATTAAAATTCCAGAAAAATATTTTAGTCGTATCATAGAAGAAAATTTTGAGAAAAAAGAAAGTGCAATTATAGAATCTATAATTAAAAATTTTTCAAGAAATCAAATAACTCCATTAATGAAGAGAGTATTGGTAGAACTGTCTACTTTTCATTATAAAGGTGGAATGGCATCTATGTTTATTGAGGGAAAATTCATGGAATTTATGGCTATATATCTCAATATGATTCTTGATGGAGTTTATCATAAGTCATCAAAGGTAATAGCAAATAAGACGGATATGGAGGAAATTAGAGAAGCAAAAAAGATAATTGATTCTAAAATTCCTTATTCTCCAAGTTGTGAAGAATTATCAAGGATTGTTCATCTTAGCATGTCAAAATTGTGTAAGGGATTTAAAAAAATGTATGGAACTTCCGTTCATTCATATATTATTGATCAACAATTAGAAATAGCAGCATCCATGCTTCAACAAGGTATGTATAATGTGGGAGAAGTAGCATCTTTTGTAGGATATTCAAATATGAGTCATTTTTCTTCGGCTTTTCGAAAAAAATATGGCATTAATCCTAAAAAGTTTCAGAAAAACTATTTGGCTAATTTGGGGTAA
- a CDS encoding class I SAM-dependent methyltransferase, whose translation MSYEDCNYYGSSAEYYDLTSRELWEKKIPIIRRVSKAFPINSGPIIDIGAGTGNASIEIAKCLPDAAIIALEPSSEMRIAFASKIASDKELRSRITIIPKGVSEYNFSRKFSGALCMGVVGHLSNEERKMIWQSLRGALVKGAPLLIELLDEDLMFVKSETIISSVSVGEQKYEIFVKEKSKQEDHFGEWIFNYKVYDSNGVIREVNTPMIWERLFVDDIKKELEEAGFIANQISKSMIIACFK comes from the coding sequence ATGAGTTATGAAGATTGCAATTACTATGGTAGTTCTGCAGAATATTATGATTTGACTAGTAGGGAACTATGGGAAAAAAAGATACCTATTATAAGGCGAGTTTCAAAAGCTTTTCCTATAAATTCTGGACCTATTATTGATATTGGGGCAGGTACAGGTAATGCATCTATTGAGATTGCTAAATGTTTACCAGATGCAGCAATTATTGCTTTGGAGCCATCTAGTGAAATGAGGATTGCTTTTGCTTCAAAAATTGCAAGTGACAAAGAACTTCGTTCACGAATAACTATAATTCCTAAAGGTGTATCTGAATATAATTTTTCTAGGAAATTTAGTGGGGCTTTGTGCATGGGGGTTGTTGGACATCTTTCTAATGAAGAACGAAAAATGATTTGGCAATCTTTAAGAGGAGCTTTAGTAAAAGGTGCACCATTACTTATTGAGTTATTAGATGAGGATTTGATGTTTGTAAAATCTGAAACTATAATATCTTCAGTTTCAGTTGGTGAGCAAAAATATGAAATATTTGTGAAAGAGAAATCTAAACAAGAGGATCATTTCGGAGAGTGGATATTTAATTATAAAGTATATGATTCAAATGGAGTGATTAGAGAAGTAAATACTCCTATGATATGGGAACGCTTATTTGTAGATGACATTAAAAAAGAATTAGAAGAAGCGGGTTTTATAGCCAATCAGATTTCCAAGTCTATGATAATAGCGTGTTTTAAATAA
- a CDS encoding energy-coupling factor transporter transmembrane component T family protein — protein MNVSEIKKIIVRERKGTANLDPRCKIFFILGVGIVSFLLGGELSQLILMTGLFFLVSFGEEGKIAFKAMFIYILISYLNVFLKYITIPGISLMVIVLGVIIIKVIPIVLVGKWTLKTTRMDDLMVALQRMKFPQAVIIPFMVMFRYILTLNMEYKMIRNTMKIRGISDSLGKGLRHPILTIEYILVPLLMRCLKVSDELAASGMTRGLAKDGTRFSIYPVRFTIVDTFAIILGCLFFISLFILDKTFIGNFVVWRG, from the coding sequence ATGAATGTTTCGGAAATAAAAAAAATAATTGTGAGAGAACGTAAAGGTACAGCAAATTTAGATCCAAGGTGTAAAATTTTTTTTATACTTGGAGTAGGTATAGTAAGTTTTCTTTTGGGTGGAGAGTTAAGTCAATTAATTTTAATGACGGGATTATTTTTTTTAGTTAGCTTTGGAGAAGAGGGGAAGATTGCTTTTAAAGCTATGTTTATTTATATACTTATAAGTTATTTAAATGTATTTTTGAAATACATTACTATTCCAGGTATTAGCTTAATGGTGATTGTATTGGGAGTAATAATCATTAAGGTTATACCTATTGTCTTAGTAGGAAAATGGACACTAAAAACCACAAGAATGGATGATTTGATGGTAGCTCTTCAACGAATGAAATTTCCACAAGCTGTTATTATTCCCTTTATGGTTATGTTTCGTTATATTCTAACTTTAAATATGGAATATAAAATGATTCGTAATACTATGAAGATCCGAGGTATTAGTGATAGTTTGGGCAAAGGCTTACGACATCCAATTCTAACTATAGAATATATCTTAGTCCCCCTACTTATGCGTTGTTTAAAGGTTTCTGATGAGTTAGCAGCATCAGGAATGACAAGAGGGCTTGCAAAGGATGGAACTCGTTTTTCCATATATCCTGTTCGCTTTACTATAGTTGATACATTTGCCATAATACTTGGATGCTTATTTTTCATTAGCCTCTTTATCTTGGATAAGACATTCATTGGAAATTTTGTGGTGTGGAGGGGTTAA
- a CDS encoding thioesterase II family protein translates to MKSLRLLSNRGKINERANYRVFCFPHAGGGASFYKKWEEAFDVGVDLIGVQYPGHFDRIKESPATNIEELTDPICEEIEAYTDIPVVLFGHSLGALVAYTISQKLSNSPLLLGVSGRNSPQYTFNTSIHKMDVNDLILDLYKQGGTSFDILENFEAMQLFIPAIRADYQIAETYVLPSDAKLLDCPISIFWGEDDKDIHIPAVNDWRFVTKRYIKRHIFSGGHFYLESQFKKVVNTLQQDIEKVLDMQNKEYILRNVNRTK, encoded by the coding sequence ATGAAATCGCTAAGGTTACTTTCAAATAGAGGAAAAATAAATGAAAGAGCTAATTATAGAGTCTTTTGTTTCCCACATGCGGGAGGAGGTGCTTCGTTTTATAAAAAATGGGAAGAAGCCTTTGATGTTGGAGTTGATTTGATTGGAGTTCAATATCCAGGTCATTTTGACCGTATCAAAGAATCTCCTGCAACAAATATTGAAGAATTGACTGATCCAATTTGTGAAGAAATTGAGGCGTACACAGATATTCCTGTGGTTTTATTTGGACATAGTTTAGGGGCCCTAGTGGCATATACAATATCTCAAAAACTTAGTAATTCCCCACTTTTATTAGGAGTTTCTGGTAGAAACTCACCTCAATATACTTTTAATACTAGTATACACAAAATGGATGTTAATGATTTGATTTTAGATCTTTATAAACAAGGAGGTACGTCTTTTGATATATTAGAAAATTTTGAAGCTATGCAATTGTTTATTCCAGCTATACGAGCAGATTATCAAATTGCAGAGACATATGTTTTACCTTCAGATGCAAAGTTACTTGATTGTCCAATTTCTATTTTTTGGGGAGAAGATGATAAAGATATTCATATACCTGCAGTAAATGATTGGAGATTTGTGACAAAGAGATATATTAAACGGCACATTTTTTCCGGGGGGCATTTCTATCTTGAATCTCAATTTAAAAAAGTTGTTAATACATTGCAACAAGATATAGAAAAAGTTTTAGATATGCAGAATAAAGAGTATATTTTAAGAAATGTAAATAGGACTAAGTAG